The Primulina huaijiensis isolate GDHJ02 chromosome 12, ASM1229523v2, whole genome shotgun sequence genome has a window encoding:
- the LOC140989763 gene encoding probable mitochondrial adenine nucleotide transporter BTL3, translated as MPQIDTKNSSHNHDDLIFYSGGLFINDNTIPFSIYSRFSGNIPSLVRGKWQTRKCDEFLCLSLSVNRKDGVISIVSESSPFATDSGENAQLRLRGRGAVNTTKHLWAGAVAAMVSRTFLAPLERLKLEYIVRGEKKKLHDLIKSIATTQGWRGFWKGNLVNILRTAPFKAINFCAYDTYRKRLLKLSGNEETTNSERFLAGAAAGITATILCLPLDTIRTKLVAPGGEALGGVIGAFQHVIQSEGFFSLYKGLVPSILSMAPSGAVFYGVYDILKSAYLHSPEGRKRTENMKQRAEDLNALDQLELGPIRTLLHGAIAGACTEAVTYPFEVVRRQLQLQGRASRLSTLDTFLKVIERGGVPALYAGLFPSLLQVLPSASISYFVYEFMKVVLKVE; from the exons ATGCCACAGATTGACACTAAAAATTCATCCCATAACCACGATGATTTGATATTCTATTCCGGTGGATTGTTCATCAATGATAATACAATTCCTTTTTCGATTTACAGTAGATTTTCTGGGAACATTCCTTCTTTAGTTCGTGGAAAGTGGCAGACAAGAAAGTGTGATGAGTTCTTGTGTCTGAGCCTGTCGGTGAATAGAAAAGATGGAGTGATTAGTATTGTATCTGAGAGTTCCCCATTCGCCACGGATTCTGGAGAAAACGCACAACTTAGGTTACGTGGTCGCGGCGCCGTGAACACCACCAAGCATTTGTGGGCGGGGGCTGTTGCTGCTATGGTTTCCAG AACGTTTCTTGCTCCCCTCGAGAGATTAAAGCTAGAATATATAGTTCGGGGTGAAAAAAAGAAGTTACATGACCTCATCAAATCAATAGCTACGACTCAAGGATGGCGGGGATTTTGGAAAGGGAACTTGGTTAATATTCTGCGTACTGCTCCTTTCAAGGCTATCAATTTTTGTGCTTATGATACCTATAGAAAGCGGCTTCTCAAGTTGTCTGGGAATGAAGAGACCACAAATTCCGAGAGGTTTCTTGCTGGTGCTGCAGCTGGTATCACGGCTACGATACTCTGCTTGCCACTGGATACT ATTCGGACTAAGTTGGTGGCCCCTGGTGGGGAAGCATTGGGTGGTGTAATAGGTGCTTTTCAGCATGTAATCCAAAGTGAAGGGTTCTTTTCTCTATACAAGGGATTGGTGCCATCCATTTTGAGCATGGCGCCATCAGGTGCTGTTTTTTATGGTGTATATGACATATTAAAATCAGCTTACTTGCATTCACCTGAAGGAAGAAAAAGAACAGAGAATATGAAGCAGCGTGCTGAGGACTTGAATGCCTTGGACCAGCTGGAGTTGGGACCGATCAGGACTTTGTTGCATGGTGCCATTGCTGGTGCTTGTACTGAAGCTGTCACCTACCCTTTTGAGGTTGTAAGACGGCAGCTCCAATTGCAAGGGCGTGCATCAAGATTAAGCACGTTGGACACTTTTCTCAAAGTAATAGAGAGAGGAGGTGTTCCTGCTCTTTATGCTGGTCTTTTTCCTAGCTTGTTGCAG GTATTACCTTCGGCGTCAATAAGCTACTTTGTTTACGAGTTTATGAAGGTAGTGCTGAAGGTGGAGTAA
- the LOC140989761 gene encoding probable inactive poly [ADP-ribose] polymerase SRO3 isoform X1 — protein sequence MDSSPNSTMMAKKGVERIDKCLRVAVSPCSKTRDPLIQNYSNFKRSSEPKRVMFYDHGSWVDYPEAVVEVIKLGFSEGKPAIEARIQGLDRFLDFYRMLEIELESGNQRSISWIDVDGKCFFPKIFINSYDNNDQDFIAGYENSPKIEIEIKLSKLGSSESLKSSDLNEMEKLSKGKREKHAEMDQPEESPFNVKVKRPKIVCEEELQSPRWPKTRVLRAEEEGYTLVKNLFLTGLKTLEPGAEVTVINQCVRRGPLDVARRQVFMKQMEITKQARGASNMVFAWYGTSAEGVESILMHGFGIPAMASRSEGHGLGIHLSPVRSPQNSALLSEMDENGEKHIILCKVILGKCEKIDAGSRQSHPSSVEYDTGVDDLTSPKWYTVWYGNMNTHIVPECVVSYRTSNVPGSVNGVPSVNWVPPSRLIAKLLYRMKSYLPMPKFQELRTLCGLYNEGKLGKNVFMRQLRSVIGDDLLRSTIQEFRG from the exons ATGGATTCCTCCCCCAATTCAACAATGATGGCGAAGAAAGGTGTCGAAAGAATTGACAAATGTCTCAGAGTCGCTGTTTCTCCATGCTCAAAGACTCGCGACCCACTGATCCAGAATTATTCCAACTTCAAGCGGTCCTCCGAACCGAAACGGGTCATGTTTTACGATCACGGATCTTGGGTTGACTACCCGGAGGCAGTGGTCGAAGTAATCAAGCTAGGGTTTTCCGAGGGCAAGCCCGCGATCGAGGCTCGTATTCAAGGGCTTGATCGTTTTCTAGACTTTTACCGCATGCTTGAGATTGAGTTGGAGTCTGGAAATCAGCGCTCTATTTCTTGGATTGATGTTGATGGTAAGTGCTTTTTTCCCAAGATTTTTATCAACAGTTATGATAATAACGATCAGGATTTTATCGCTGGCTATGAGAATAGTCCGAAAATTGAGATTGAGATCAAACTTAGCAAGTTAGGTAGTTCGGAAAGTTTAAAGAGTTCGGATTTAAATGAAATGGAAAAATTAAGTAAGGGAAAGAGAGAAAAACATGCAGAAATGGATCAACCGGAGGAGAGTCCGTTCAACGTTAAAGTCAAAAGGCCGAAAATTGTTTGTGAGGAAGAATTGCAGTCACCAAGATGGCCCAAGACGAGAGTTTTGAGAGCTGAGGAAGAAGGTTATACATTGGtgaaaaatttgtttttgacGGGATTGAAGACTCTGGAGCCGGGTGCAGAAGTTACTGTCATTAATCAATGTGTGAGGAGAGGACCGCTGGATGTGGCTCGTCGCCAGGTTTTCATGAAGCAGATGGAAATCACCAAACAAGCTAGAGGGGCAAGTAACATGGTTTTTGCATGGTATGGGACATCTGCGGAAGGTGTGGAGAGCATTTTGATGCATGGGTTTGGGATTCCTGCGATGGCATCAAGATCTGAAGGTCATGGCTTGGGGATTCACTTGTCCCCAGTGCGTTCACCCCAGAATAG TGCATTGTTATCGGAGATGGACGAGAACGGCGAGAAACATATCATTTTGTGTAAAGTGATACTTGGAAAATGCGAGAAGATTGATGCAGGGTCTCGACAGTCTCATCCTTCAAGTGTAGAGTATGATACTGGTGTGGATGACTTGACTAGTCCTAAGTGGTATACAGTGTGGTATGGAAATATGAATACCCATATTGTCCCAGAGTGTGTTGTCAGCTATAGGACTTCAAATGTGCCAG GTTCGGTAAATGGTGTTCCTAGTGTGAATTGGGTTCCGCCATCTCGCTTAATTGCCAAGTTGCTTTATAGGATGAAAAGTTATCTGCCTATGCCCAAGTTTCAAGAATTGCGAACTTTGTGTGGATTGTATAAC GAAGGAAAGTTGGGGAAAAATGTTTTCATGAGACAGTTAAGATCAGTTATTGGAGATGATCTGTTACGGTCTACTATTCAAGAATTTCGTGGCTGA
- the LOC140989761 gene encoding inactive poly [ADP-ribose] polymerase RCD1-like isoform X2, whose translation MDSSPNSTMMAKKGVERIDKCLRVAVSPCSKTRDPLIQNYSNFKRSSEPKRVMFYDHGSWVDYPEAVVEVIKLGFSEGKPAIEARIQGLDRFLDFYRMLEIELESGNQRSISWIDVDGKCFFPKIFINSYDNNDQDFIAGYENSPKIEIEIKLSKLGSSESLKSSDLNEMEKLSKGKREKHAEMDQPEESPFNVKVKRPKIVCEEELQSPRWPKTRVLRAEEEGYTLVKNLFLTGLKTLEPGAEVTVINQCVRRGPLDVARRQVFMKQMEITKQARGASNMVFAWYGTSAEGVESILMHGFGIPAMASRSEGHGLGIHLSPVRSPQNSALLSEMDENGEKHIILCKVILGKCEKIDAGSRQSHPSSVEYDTGVDDLTSPKWYTVWYGNMNTHIVPECVVSYRTSNVPGSVNGVPSVNWVPPSRLIAKLLYRMKSYLPMPKFQELRTLCGLYNFAVLFGLTARTSVHTCFG comes from the exons ATGGATTCCTCCCCCAATTCAACAATGATGGCGAAGAAAGGTGTCGAAAGAATTGACAAATGTCTCAGAGTCGCTGTTTCTCCATGCTCAAAGACTCGCGACCCACTGATCCAGAATTATTCCAACTTCAAGCGGTCCTCCGAACCGAAACGGGTCATGTTTTACGATCACGGATCTTGGGTTGACTACCCGGAGGCAGTGGTCGAAGTAATCAAGCTAGGGTTTTCCGAGGGCAAGCCCGCGATCGAGGCTCGTATTCAAGGGCTTGATCGTTTTCTAGACTTTTACCGCATGCTTGAGATTGAGTTGGAGTCTGGAAATCAGCGCTCTATTTCTTGGATTGATGTTGATGGTAAGTGCTTTTTTCCCAAGATTTTTATCAACAGTTATGATAATAACGATCAGGATTTTATCGCTGGCTATGAGAATAGTCCGAAAATTGAGATTGAGATCAAACTTAGCAAGTTAGGTAGTTCGGAAAGTTTAAAGAGTTCGGATTTAAATGAAATGGAAAAATTAAGTAAGGGAAAGAGAGAAAAACATGCAGAAATGGATCAACCGGAGGAGAGTCCGTTCAACGTTAAAGTCAAAAGGCCGAAAATTGTTTGTGAGGAAGAATTGCAGTCACCAAGATGGCCCAAGACGAGAGTTTTGAGAGCTGAGGAAGAAGGTTATACATTGGtgaaaaatttgtttttgacGGGATTGAAGACTCTGGAGCCGGGTGCAGAAGTTACTGTCATTAATCAATGTGTGAGGAGAGGACCGCTGGATGTGGCTCGTCGCCAGGTTTTCATGAAGCAGATGGAAATCACCAAACAAGCTAGAGGGGCAAGTAACATGGTTTTTGCATGGTATGGGACATCTGCGGAAGGTGTGGAGAGCATTTTGATGCATGGGTTTGGGATTCCTGCGATGGCATCAAGATCTGAAGGTCATGGCTTGGGGATTCACTTGTCCCCAGTGCGTTCACCCCAGAATAG TGCATTGTTATCGGAGATGGACGAGAACGGCGAGAAACATATCATTTTGTGTAAAGTGATACTTGGAAAATGCGAGAAGATTGATGCAGGGTCTCGACAGTCTCATCCTTCAAGTGTAGAGTATGATACTGGTGTGGATGACTTGACTAGTCCTAAGTGGTATACAGTGTGGTATGGAAATATGAATACCCATATTGTCCCAGAGTGTGTTGTCAGCTATAGGACTTCAAATGTGCCAG GTTCGGTAAATGGTGTTCCTAGTGTGAATTGGGTTCCGCCATCTCGCTTAATTGCCAAGTTGCTTTATAGGATGAAAAGTTATCTGCCTATGCCCAAGTTTCAAGAATTGCGAACTTTGTGTGGATTGTATAAC TTTGCGGTCCTCTTTGGTCTTACCGCCAGAACTTCAGTGCATACTTGCTTTGGATGA
- the LOC140989204 gene encoding uncharacterized protein has protein sequence MAVTSDDHATTVCTHCDRAIPSSNINLHFAHCSRNLEKCKVCGDMIPKKLSEEHFLSTHAPVACSLCSETMDRDILDVHRGENCPKRIATCEYCEFPLPAIDLLEHQEVCGNRTELCHLCHKYIRLRERYGHESRCSGIVDNAAESSRNTRQPERGRGAPRRQQRGFSTKRFLFTIAITGIAVLLGSLFFRRKPDHNQVH, from the exons TGACAGGGCAATCCCTTCCTCTAATATCAATTTACATTTTGCACACTGCTCGAGAAATCTAGAAAAATGTAAAGTATGTGGTGATATGATTCCAAAAAAATTGTCAGAAGAACATTTTCTCAGCACTCACGCCCCG GTGGCTTGTTCTCTGTGCAGTGAAACAATGGATCGTGACATTTTAGATGTTCACAGAGGAGAAAATTGCCCGAAAAGGATCGCGACATGTGAATACTGCGAGTTTCCTCTGCCTGCAATTGATTTATTGGAGCATCAG GAAGTATGTGGGAACCGGACAGAACTATGTCATTTGTGTCACAAATATATTAGACTTCGTGAAAGGTATGGCCATGAAAGCAGATGCAGCGGCATTGTTGATAACGCTGCAGAATCTTCCAG GAACACGAGGCAACCTGAAAGAGGTCGTGGTGCTCCAAGAAGGCAGCAGCGGGGGTTTTCAACCAAACGCTTCCTGTTTACTATTGCTATTACGGGAATTGCAGTTTTGTTAGGTTCACTCTTTTTCCGAAGGAAACCAGATCACAATCAAGTTCACTGA